One part of the Onychomys torridus chromosome 13, mOncTor1.1, whole genome shotgun sequence genome encodes these proteins:
- the LOC118594964 gene encoding LOW QUALITY PROTEIN: phosphatidylcholine:ceramide cholinephosphotransferase 2-like (The sequence of the model RefSeq protein was modified relative to this genomic sequence to represent the inferred CDS: deleted 1 base in 1 codon) has protein sequence MDIIETAKLEGHLENQTSNSTNTYTSPSETVEDGNKNGNGKPKSLSNGLRKGAKKYPDYIQISMPTDSRNKFPLEWWKTGIAFVYALFNLVLTTVMITVVHERVPPKELSPPLPDKFFDYVDRVKWAFSVSEINGIVLVGLWITQWLFLRYKSIVGRRFFFIIGTLYLYRCITMYVTTLPVPGMHFQCAPKLNGDSQAKIQRILRLISGSGLSKTGSHILCGDFLFSGHTVVLTLTYLFIKEYSPRHFWWYHLVCWLLSAAGIICILVAHENYTVDVTIAYYITTRLFWWYRSMANEKNLKVSSQTNFLSQAWWFPIFYFFEKNVQGSIPCCFSWPLSWPPGCFKSSCKMYSRVQKIGEDNEKST, from the exons ATGGATATCATAGAGACAGCAAAACTTGAAGGTCATTTGGAAAATCAAACCAGTAACTCTACCAACACTTACACAAGCCCCAGTGAGACTGTAGAAGATGGAAACAAAAATGGCAATGGTAAACCCAAGAGCTTATCCAACGGGCTACGAAAAGGTGCCAAAAAGTACCCGGACTACATCCAGATTTCTATGCCCACTGACTCCAGGAACAAGTTTCCCCTGGAGTGGTGGAAAACAGGCATTGCCTTCGTGTATGCTCTCTTCAACCTTGTCCTGACAACAGTCATGATCACAGTCGTGCACGAGAGGGTCCCTCCCAAGGAGCTCAGCCCTCCACTCCCAGACAAGTTCTTTGATTATGTCGACCGGGTCAAATGGGCATTTTCTGTATCAGAAATAAATGGGATCGTATTAGTTGGGTTATGGATCACCCAGTGGCTTTTTCTGAGATACAAGTCCATAGTGGGGCGCAGATTCTTCTTCATCATCGGAACGCTATACCTGTATCGCTGCATAACTATGTACGTCACCACGTTGCCTGTGCCCGGAATGCACTTCCAGTGTGCTCCGAAGCTCAATGGAGACTCTCAGGCAAAAATACAACGGATTCTCCGGTTGATTTCTGGCAGTGGATTGTCCAAAACGGGATCACACATCCTGTGTGGAGACTTCCTCTTCAGCGGTCATACGGTTGTGCTGACACTTACTTATTTGTTCATCAAAGAATATTCGCCTCGTCACTTCTGGTGGTATCATCTGGTCTGCTGGCTGCTGAGTGCTGCCGGGATCATCTGCATTCTTGTGGCACATGAAAACTATACCGTTGATGTCACCATTGCCTACTATATCACAACACGGCTGTTTTGGTGGTACCGTTCCATGGCCAATGAAAAGAACTTGAAGGTCTCTTCCCAGACAAATTTCTTGTCTCAGGCTTGGTGGTTCCCCATCTtctat ttttttgagaaaaacgTACAAGGCTCCATTCCTTGCTGCTTCTCCTGGCCGCTGTCCTGGCCCCCTGGCTGCTTCAAGTCATCATGCAAAATGTATTCCCGGGTCCAGAAGATCGGGGAGGATAATGAGAAGTCTACGTGA